From the genome of Corallococcus macrosporus DSM 14697:
TTTCGACGCCGTGCGGAATCATCGCGGCCCGCCCCGGCTCGCCGTACCCAGCGCCGCCAGCGCCACGCCTACCGTCGCCACGTCCGCCCCCGCGGGCACCAGCACCCGCGCCCCGTGCGCCTCAATGACGACGAGTCCTGCACCAGGTGCGGCTTCCTCGCGGGCCGGGGAAGTAACCAGCCTCACCAGCGGCACCGCCGCCTCCGCTTCTCCACGCCCCGCCTTCGCCAGCCGACTCGACCACCGGTACAGCGGGCTGGGCGTGAACTCCTTCCCACGGCAGTACTCCTCCGCGCTCAGCCCACTGGTGCGCCACTCCT
Proteins encoded in this window:
- the tnpA gene encoding IS66 family insertion sequence element accessory protein TnpA gives rise to the protein MANAELWKKRVEEWRTSGLSAEEYCRGKEFTPSPLYRWSSRLAKAGRGEAEAAVPLVRLVTSPAREEAAPGAGLVVIEAHGARVLVPAGADVATVGVALAALGTASRGGPR